A window from Drosophila nasuta strain 15112-1781.00 chromosome 3, ASM2355853v1, whole genome shotgun sequence encodes these proteins:
- the LOC132792329 gene encoding structure-specific endonuclease subunit SLX4 isoform X1, which yields MERKTRRANLKKLQEPATTSITKLRTTRNNKHTTATTTLSEYFDSQPTPSNEAEQLNQNTKKEDLFTEPQRKKSRECHDTKPLPKKAPKLKSSAAPARQARGRGTGRGRGKQPSISDFLRNEQLFAEVAAQHCRADNFSPDDIEMALALSKSEAEKHGILRLEDSADAEEEVVNLLDDNLNQSTENIRRKLQKYGFRTAPKEDYNQLSINVFPGKRSKRCRWANKFTALTLRNPEEQLKKVDIKVANLMSLQVRTKLPTAEEMSLEPIELISIQLQQLKAPSRIIHEPNDGAIANLSAYYVEELIEVSRTPAHHLLKNWAAIQGRDLSPKRLSAESKQKQNQLEQVYVELEAYYCERAATVEQKELDELEKLVANNMVQEEEFSRPSSSAESIRAGAEILSEECTEKNEKLPIEESHEEPLLVDISTTDKKSNLQSCSFAVKEKTNQLNLLNKIQHMEKENLLPHTSFDSDDKANLLLSKFEQSSSAKENRHRGSITLTLPTQITRCASPDLFADSDDELNLEMPTTLGEMQNFSLRAYKETTSTEINCYEIYFSDEVKTSATVFKNETETTHSSREESIVDLTEEQESAELPVIINSGNCLATLSQEIALSPTDDFNYDHGEPCCPLEDQNDCVISEELFAKYAHKISQAEDEADLSFRVNRTSSDAKSFELSLSKTPNSIMDNSLPHKCNEQRLQQEYSFKSPLSRKSISFSGKSLPRSQNSLDANSLSNGCSHQQRQLEHSFKRSLSRKSISFSDTTAFTCSQSDASIDLTQDSDSNEDFDEGVLLSDDEINYSIWKADKTQRDMEQAPKEKRKSLPYFQTLEDLDAFLDARPASPAASIKSCNSRSPNKSALSKERAEFGILDAALSQPFTLSQLPSSEKPETSEVSIDWTDASFLDTPAEQALKRYSTNSRSHKFKQLLNTIPNAVANEVGDDLDEFDRMVLQSSKVATNLDDGSMMMDHDVMMMPSGFDRLLHDEINTDTMPKALPSGLDSLLKSEINMDTLPEAIPPAIIPRTALSEADQVEVHGQLFTVRVCQSPKPDYVLMSEADLLQQLYNYGIKPLKRKQAVKLLEFVYNQMHPIMLPLEEQQMHPKSLPQPLPRSKSTPVGNKSSKPLFHYTSNNCLSPTKINEKPSYKFKDATSQELIRFSQNMSPGLCDDFEFYVMQTNVTKKTPQPLLPLHIAWHNLLCANPSLHESVLMYEPIDLQEIYQYLKQLGHRYDPKDLKCFFDRRCIIFRYDLAPSNKQVQRHLRKKPKKASVKA from the exons ATGGAGCGGAAGACGCGCAGGGCGAACTTAAAGAAACTACAGGAACCAGCCACCACCAGCATCACCAAGCTGCG CACAACGCGTAACAACAAGCATAccacagcgacaacaacactTTCCGAATACTTTGATTCCCAACCGACACCGTCCAACGAAGCGGAGCAATTAAaccaaaacaccaaaaaaGAAGATCTTTTTACCGAACCACAGCGCAAGAAGTCTCGTGAGTGTCATGACACTAAACCGCTTCCCAAGAAGGCGCCCAAACTCAAGTCCAGTGCGGCTCCAGCACGTCAAGCTCGGGGGCGAGGTACGGGACGTGGACGTGGTAAACAGCCAAGTATAAGCGATTTCCTGCGCAACGAGCAACTTTTTGCAGAGGTAGCAGCCCAACACTGCAGAGCAGACAACTTCAGTCCAGATGACATTGAAATGGCATTGGCACTGTCAAAATCCGAGGCAGAAAAACATGGTATTCTGCGTTTAGAGGACTCAGCAGACGCCGAGGAGGAAGTTGTTAATCTGCTAGATGACAATTTGAATCAGTCCACGGAGAATATACGCCGGAAACTTCAAAAGTACGGCTTTCGCACCGCCCCTAAGGAAG atTACAATCAGCTATCCATTAATGTCTTTCCGGGAAAGCGTAGCAAACGATGTCGATGGGCGAATAAGTTCACTGCGCTTACTCTCCGTAACCCGGAGGAACAGCTTAAGAAAGTGGACATCAAGGTGGCTAATCTAATGTCGCTGCAGGTGCGCACAAAGTTGCCAACTGCTGAAGAGATGAGCTTAGAGCCCATCGAATTAATTAGCATACAACTTCAGCAATTGAAAGCCCCTTCTCGCATTATCCATGAACCAAATGATGGTGCCATTGCCAATCTTTCTGCCTACTATGTGGAAGAACTAATTGAAGTCAGCAGAACGCCAGCACATCATTTGCTCAAGAACTGGGCAGCAATACAAGGACGAGATTTATCGCCAAAGCGACTCAGCGCGGAAAgtaagcaaaagcaaaaccaattGGAGCAGGTGTATGTCGAGCTGGAGGCGTATTATTGTGAGCGTGCGGCGACTGTGGAGCAAAAAGAGTTGGATGAGCTAGAAAAACTAGTAGCAAATAATATGGTGCAGGAGGAAGAATTTTCAAGACCCAGCAGCTCAGCTGAAAGTATTAGAGCAGGGGCGGAAATCTTAAGTGAAGAATGTACAGAGAAAAATGAGAAGCTACCAATAGAGGAAAGTCATGAGGAACCACTTTTAGTCGACATTTCAACAACGGACAAAAAGTCTAACCTGCAATCCTGTAGCTTTGCTGTAAAGGAAAAAACGAATCAGCTTAATCTATTAAATAAGATCCAGCATATGGAAAAAGAGAATCTTTTACCCCATACCTCTTTCGACTCCGACGATAAAGCAAACCTGTTACTCAGTAAATTTGAGCAATCCAGCAGCGCCAAGGAAAATCGGCATCGAGGATCCATTACTTTAACTTTGCCCACACAGATCACACGATGCGCGTCGCCTGATCTATTTGCCGACTCGGATGATGAACTGAACCTAGAAATGCCAACCACACTTGGGGAGATGCAGAACTTTTCTCTAAGAGCCTACAAGGAAACAACGAGCACGGAAATCAATTGCTACGAGATTTACTTCAGCGATGAGG TGAAGACTTCGGCGACAGTGTTTAAAAATGAGACAGAGACAACTCATTCGTCTAGAGAAGAAAGCATTGTGGACTTGACAGAGGAGCAGGAATCAGCTGAGCTGCCCGTTATTATCAATTCGGGTAATTGTCTTGCAACTCTCTCTCAGGAAATTGCCTTGAGTCCAACAGATGATTTTAACTATGACCATGGCGAGCCTTGTTGCCCGCTAGAAGATCAGAATGATTGTGTTATCTCAGAAGAACTGTTTGCTAAATACGCACACAAGATAAGTCAGGCCGAAGATGAAGCTGACTTGTCCTTTAGAGTAAACAGAACCAGCTCAGACGCAAAATCATTCGAATTATCATTATCAAAAACTCCAAATAGCATCATGGACAATTCATTGCCACATAAGTGCAACGAGCAGCGCCTTCAACAGGAGTACAGCTTCAAAAGTCCCTTGAGCCGTAAGAGCATTTCCTTTAGCGGCAAATCATTACCAAGATCTCAAAACAGTCTCGATGCCAATTCATTGTCAAACGGCTGCAGCCATCAGCAACGTCAACTGGAGCACAGCTTCAAGAGATCTTTGAGCCGCAAGAGTATCTCTTTTAGCGATACGACTGCCTTCACCTGCAGCCAGTCGGATGCGAGCATAGACCTCACGCAGGATAGTGATAGCAATGAGGATTTTGACGAAGGCGTTTTACTCTCCGACGACGAGATCAACTACTCCATTTGGAAGGCGGACAAAACACAGCGTGACATGGAGCAGGCTcccaaagaaaaaagaaaaagcttGCCATACTTTCAGACTCTAGAAGATTTGGATGCCTTCTTGGATGCGCGCCCTGCATCGCCCGCTGCTTCTATCAAATCTTGCAATTCCCGTTCACCCAACAAGAGCGCTTTGAGCAAAGAGCGTGCCGAGTTTGGCATTCTCGATGCAGCACTCTCTCAACCCTTTACGCTCTCTCAGCTACCAAGCAGTGAGAAGCCAGAAACATCTGAAGTGTCCATTGATTGGACAGATGCATCCTTTCTGGACACACCCGCGGAGCAGGCCCTAAAACGCTACTCCACCAACAGCAGAAGTCATAAATTTAAGCAACTGCTAAACACCATTCCAAATGCAGTTGCAAATGAAGTCGGTGATGACCTTGATGAATTCGATAGGATGGTACTCCAAAGCTCCAAAGTTGCAACAAATCTTGATGATGGATCAATGATGATGGATCATGATGTAATGATGATGCCAAGCGGTTTCGACCGTTTGCTACACGATGAAATCAACACGGACACGATGCCAAAGGCCCTGCCAAGTGGACTAGATAGTTTGctaaaaagtgaaattaacATGGATACCTTGCCAGAGGCTATTCCTCCAGCTATTATTCCAAGGACTGCCCTTTCAGAAGCGGATCAAGTAGAGGTCCATGGTCAACTGTTCACTGTTCGTGTTTGTCAGTCGCCCAAGCCGGATTATGTTCTCATGTCAGAGGCAGACCTATTACAGCAACTGTACAATTATGGTATTAAGCCGCTGAAGCGCAAACAGGCGGTTAAACTGTTAGAATTCGTTTACAATCAAATGCATCCAATTATGCTGCCTCTAGAGGAGCAACAGATGCATCCCAAGTCACTGCCTCAGCCCTTGCCCCGCTCCAAATCCACTCCAGTAGGCAACAAGAGTAGTAAGCCTCTGTTCCACTACACTAGCAACAATTGCCTATCTCCAACCAAAATAAATGAGAAGCCAAGCTACAAGTTCAAAGATGCGACGAGCCAAGAGCTGATTCGATTTTCCCAGAACATGTCGCCGGGTCTCTGCGATGACTTCGAGTTCTATGTGATGCAGACGAACGTAACCAAGAAGACGCCGCAGCCGTTACTGCCACTCCACATAGCCTGGCATAATTTGCTCTGCGCCAATCCCAGTCTCCATGAGAGCGTGCTCATGTATGAACCCATTGATTTGCAAGAAATCTATCAATATCTCAAGCAACTGGGTCATCGGTATGATCCCAAGGACCTCAAGTGTTTCTTTGATAGACGTTGTATTATATTCCGTTACGATCTGGCTCCATCTAACAAACAGGTGCAGCGACACCTTCGAAAGAAACCCAAGAAAGCAAGTGTCAAGGCTTAG
- the LOC132792329 gene encoding structure-specific endonuclease subunit SLX4 isoform X2, which translates to MRTSATVFKNETETTHSSREESIVDLTEEQESAELPVIINSGNCLATLSQEIALSPTDDFNYDHGEPCCPLEDQNDCVISEELFAKYAHKISQAEDEADLSFRVNRTSSDAKSFELSLSKTPNSIMDNSLPHKCNEQRLQQEYSFKSPLSRKSISFSGKSLPRSQNSLDANSLSNGCSHQQRQLEHSFKRSLSRKSISFSDTTAFTCSQSDASIDLTQDSDSNEDFDEGVLLSDDEINYSIWKADKTQRDMEQAPKEKRKSLPYFQTLEDLDAFLDARPASPAASIKSCNSRSPNKSALSKERAEFGILDAALSQPFTLSQLPSSEKPETSEVSIDWTDASFLDTPAEQALKRYSTNSRSHKFKQLLNTIPNAVANEVGDDLDEFDRMVLQSSKVATNLDDGSMMMDHDVMMMPSGFDRLLHDEINTDTMPKALPSGLDSLLKSEINMDTLPEAIPPAIIPRTALSEADQVEVHGQLFTVRVCQSPKPDYVLMSEADLLQQLYNYGIKPLKRKQAVKLLEFVYNQMHPIMLPLEEQQMHPKSLPQPLPRSKSTPVGNKSSKPLFHYTSNNCLSPTKINEKPSYKFKDATSQELIRFSQNMSPGLCDDFEFYVMQTNVTKKTPQPLLPLHIAWHNLLCANPSLHESVLMYEPIDLQEIYQYLKQLGHRYDPKDLKCFFDRRCIIFRYDLAPSNKQVQRHLRKKPKKASVKA; encoded by the exons ATGAGG ACTTCGGCGACAGTGTTTAAAAATGAGACAGAGACAACTCATTCGTCTAGAGAAGAAAGCATTGTGGACTTGACAGAGGAGCAGGAATCAGCTGAGCTGCCCGTTATTATCAATTCGGGTAATTGTCTTGCAACTCTCTCTCAGGAAATTGCCTTGAGTCCAACAGATGATTTTAACTATGACCATGGCGAGCCTTGTTGCCCGCTAGAAGATCAGAATGATTGTGTTATCTCAGAAGAACTGTTTGCTAAATACGCACACAAGATAAGTCAGGCCGAAGATGAAGCTGACTTGTCCTTTAGAGTAAACAGAACCAGCTCAGACGCAAAATCATTCGAATTATCATTATCAAAAACTCCAAATAGCATCATGGACAATTCATTGCCACATAAGTGCAACGAGCAGCGCCTTCAACAGGAGTACAGCTTCAAAAGTCCCTTGAGCCGTAAGAGCATTTCCTTTAGCGGCAAATCATTACCAAGATCTCAAAACAGTCTCGATGCCAATTCATTGTCAAACGGCTGCAGCCATCAGCAACGTCAACTGGAGCACAGCTTCAAGAGATCTTTGAGCCGCAAGAGTATCTCTTTTAGCGATACGACTGCCTTCACCTGCAGCCAGTCGGATGCGAGCATAGACCTCACGCAGGATAGTGATAGCAATGAGGATTTTGACGAAGGCGTTTTACTCTCCGACGACGAGATCAACTACTCCATTTGGAAGGCGGACAAAACACAGCGTGACATGGAGCAGGCTcccaaagaaaaaagaaaaagcttGCCATACTTTCAGACTCTAGAAGATTTGGATGCCTTCTTGGATGCGCGCCCTGCATCGCCCGCTGCTTCTATCAAATCTTGCAATTCCCGTTCACCCAACAAGAGCGCTTTGAGCAAAGAGCGTGCCGAGTTTGGCATTCTCGATGCAGCACTCTCTCAACCCTTTACGCTCTCTCAGCTACCAAGCAGTGAGAAGCCAGAAACATCTGAAGTGTCCATTGATTGGACAGATGCATCCTTTCTGGACACACCCGCGGAGCAGGCCCTAAAACGCTACTCCACCAACAGCAGAAGTCATAAATTTAAGCAACTGCTAAACACCATTCCAAATGCAGTTGCAAATGAAGTCGGTGATGACCTTGATGAATTCGATAGGATGGTACTCCAAAGCTCCAAAGTTGCAACAAATCTTGATGATGGATCAATGATGATGGATCATGATGTAATGATGATGCCAAGCGGTTTCGACCGTTTGCTACACGATGAAATCAACACGGACACGATGCCAAAGGCCCTGCCAAGTGGACTAGATAGTTTGctaaaaagtgaaattaacATGGATACCTTGCCAGAGGCTATTCCTCCAGCTATTATTCCAAGGACTGCCCTTTCAGAAGCGGATCAAGTAGAGGTCCATGGTCAACTGTTCACTGTTCGTGTTTGTCAGTCGCCCAAGCCGGATTATGTTCTCATGTCAGAGGCAGACCTATTACAGCAACTGTACAATTATGGTATTAAGCCGCTGAAGCGCAAACAGGCGGTTAAACTGTTAGAATTCGTTTACAATCAAATGCATCCAATTATGCTGCCTCTAGAGGAGCAACAGATGCATCCCAAGTCACTGCCTCAGCCCTTGCCCCGCTCCAAATCCACTCCAGTAGGCAACAAGAGTAGTAAGCCTCTGTTCCACTACACTAGCAACAATTGCCTATCTCCAACCAAAATAAATGAGAAGCCAAGCTACAAGTTCAAAGATGCGACGAGCCAAGAGCTGATTCGATTTTCCCAGAACATGTCGCCGGGTCTCTGCGATGACTTCGAGTTCTATGTGATGCAGACGAACGTAACCAAGAAGACGCCGCAGCCGTTACTGCCACTCCACATAGCCTGGCATAATTTGCTCTGCGCCAATCCCAGTCTCCATGAGAGCGTGCTCATGTATGAACCCATTGATTTGCAAGAAATCTATCAATATCTCAAGCAACTGGGTCATCGGTATGATCCCAAGGACCTCAAGTGTTTCTTTGATAGACGTTGTATTATATTCCGTTACGATCTGGCTCCATCTAACAAACAGGTGCAGCGACACCTTCGAAAGAAACCCAAGAAAGCAAGTGTCAAGGCTTAG
- the LOC132792336 gene encoding uncharacterized protein LOC132792336 translates to MASIDTSKRKPRRTQGTPSFKYRNRFAYAFLAIGPMLFGLWCLTPMQRITNEKLRELTQQTEQEKDRRALFEFGAPRRAEFIREALKEADDLSKER, encoded by the exons ATGGCCTCCATTGATACCAGCAAGCGCAAACCAAGACGAACGCAAGGCACGCCGTCATTTAAGTACCGTAATCGTTTCGCCTATGCTTTCCTTGCGATTGGTCCGATGCTTTTTGGGCTTTGGTG CCTAACACCTATGCAACGCATTACCAACGAGAAGCTTAGAGAGTTAACACAACAAACCGAGCAGGAGAAGGATCGTCGAGCACTGTTTGAATTTGGGGCCCCACGCAGAGCGGAGTTCATTAGGGAAGCACTGAAGGAGGCGGACGATCTGTCCAAGGAGCGATAA